The genomic interval AGTGTGCCCATGGCTTAGGGATTTGAATGCAGCTGTGGAGGGAGCTGCACGCTGTTGCTTCTGCTTGAAAGAGGGGGCAAAAAAGTAAATGGCATGGCCTGGGTACATGACTAGGGTGTGGAGATGACCACAATCTGCAAGACCTGGAACAGAGAGCACAGACAGAAGGTGAAGGTGTCCTAGCTGACATTGTCAGGCCCTGGGTGGCCATCCAGGAAGTGGATTCCGTGATCAGCAGGGTGTAGAACAACACCTGAGCCAGCCATTTCCCACCCACCCATGCTCacagggagggtgggtgggatcTAGGGGCACTGTGAAGCAAGGTCAAGGTTGGGCGTCCTCCTCCCGCCAGTAGAGAGGGGGTGGCTAGCAATCCATGCTGCTCCAGCTCACAGACACAAAGCTTGCACAGCCCTAGTATCAGGGAGCTTTCTACCTTTTATGGAAGGGGAATCTTCATCTCATTTCCTGCCTCTGACCATGGGGTATTGGAGGAGGGATGGTCTCCATCCAAGAGCCTGCTCTgttcctctgagctccagctcagGGACTGCACCCACCCTCTGAGAACCACAGGGTCTGAGGGCTGCCTTCCCAAGGCAGATGTGGAAACCAAGGCCAGCCCCACTCAGTCTGGGCAGTGCTGCGCAGTTTCGGCTTCTGCTTAACCAGTGCCCCCTCCATTCAACACTAGAGCCTAAGCTTCTGCACTCAGACTGAGGTCACCACCCGGTTTCTCAAGCATATGTCCCCAAACCACCTTCCACAGCTGTGGCTGCCTGGAAAGGGTCTGGCATTCAGCCAGCATCATACCTGGCAAGGCAGGAgtgtgagaagggaggagggctgcaggggtacaggccagagggttgaaagGCCGTCACAGCGCTGTTGCCTCCAGACTGGTGCCTGTCCCCGAAGAGGCCGATTTCACTGGAGCTGTGGCTTGGCCTGAGAGCCTCAGCCACACCTTACCAGCACCCTTTTCTCTCTTGCCAGTTGTGTTCATGACAGTGAAGGTCCCTCCCTGGCTGGAGGTGATGGAAGGTCCTAAAGGAAGAGGCTCCAAGGGCCATCAGGGCCGGTCTTCTGTGACTCGAGCCTCTGGGAGTGTGGACAGGTTCCAAGAGATGTTGAGGCCCTCGAGCTGCTGCCagtgccttccttccctccccgtCCTCCCCCTAGTCTCTTTCCTGGGCCCTCTGTTCCTCACTATCAGTGCAGAGCCATGCTACTCGCGACCTCCATCCCGCGCCCTCCATCCCACGCCATCCTTCTGGCGTCCTCAGTCCCGAACCATCGTTCCGCGTCCTTCCTTCAGTGCCATACTTTCCACATATTCCATCTCGCGCTTTTGGTCCTgtgccatccttcccgcgtcctgcCTCACGCGCCATCGTAAGGGTGTCCTATATCGCGTGCCATCCTTCCTGAGTTCCTCAGTCCCCTGCCTTCTTTCCGCGTGGTccttcccgcatcctccctcccccgCCAACCTTCCCACATACTCCATCCAGCACCGTCTTTCCGGCGTCCTCCCCAGGGacatccttcccatgtcctccGTCCTGCACcgtccttcccgcgtcctccctctcgagccatcctttcggCATCCCCAATCttgcgtcctcagtcccgagccattcaTCCGCGTCCTCCCTTCAGTGCCATACATTCCGCATATTCCATCTCGCGCTGTTGGTCCTGCTCCATCCTTTCCGCGCCAAGCTAACCGTTTCCTATATCCCATGCCATcctccctgagtcctcagtccCGCACCTTCCTTCCCGCAACGTCCTTCCCCCCTCCTCCATCTCTCATCCTCCCTCCCATGACAACCGTCCCAGGTCTTCCATCCAGCGCCATCTTTCCGGCGTCCTCCCTCCAGGGacatccttcccatgtcctccGTCCTGCACCATCCTTCCCGTGTCCTGCCTCTGGAGCcatctttctgcatcctccatctcgctctctcagtcccgaaccatccttcccgcgtcctccctctcgagccatcctttctgcatcctccatctcactctctcagtcccgagccatccttcccgcgtcctccctctcgagccatcctttctgcatcctccatctcgcgtcctcagtcccgagccatccttcccgcgtcctccctctcgagccattctttctgcatcctgcatctcgcgtcctcagtcccgagccatccttcccgcgtcctccctctcgagccatcctttctgcatcctccatctcgcgtcctcagtcccgagccatccttccggCGTCCTCCCTTCAGTGCCATACATTCTGTATATTCCATCTCGCGCTGTTGGTCCTGCTCCATCATTCCAGCTTCCTTTGTCCTTCCAGCGTCCTCCCTTCCACGCCATCCTAACCGTTTCCTATATCCCGTGAAATcctccctgagtcctcagtcTCGCGCCTTTCTTCCCGCGCGGTTCCCCCATTCTCCATCTCGCATCCTTCCTCCCATGACAACCGTCCTACGTCCTCCCTCCAGGAACATccttcccgtgtcctccctctcgccccattctttctgcatcctccatctcgcgctGTCAGTCCTGTGCCATCCTTCCGGcgtcctctgtcccgcgccctcCTTCCTGGGGTCTCGAGCTCCTGCACCTGCGGGCCTGCAGCCCCAGCGGAGGTTGACCGGTCGGCTCCCAGCCCGCGCACCACGTCGGTTGGAGACTTTCCCGCACTCTCGCTCCCGCCACTACTGGCTGTGACACGGTTTCCGAGACCCTCCCGCTACTTCTTGACTCACTGTGATCCTGTGGAGAGTTTGGAGACTTccagagagttttatttcttcaggaaaagaCCCTGCAGGCTCCATGAACAGCAAGATccgcagcctggttcctaacttAGGGGGAAGCCAAGGCCGGGGTGGGAGTCCAGAAAGTCCTTCCCTTGTCCATCCCTGTCCTCAGCCCTCAGTCCCTGTGGGTACCTATGAGCTACTGCCCCGGGGAGGGGCCATTTTGGAGATGCCAAGGCCTGTGATCTCCGAGGTGTCCCTTGTGCCACggaccctgggtggggctggcactGAGATGCCCCGGGAGGGGGCGATCCCGGAGGTGACTTGTGTGTCACAGACCCTGAGCGGGGCCTTCACGGAGTTGACCCCATTGGGGACAATCCTTGAGGTGACCTGTGAACCACTGCCCCCTGGTGGGGCCACCTTGGAAATGCCACAGCTGGAGATCCCAGAGGTGACCTgtgcacaacagaccctgggtggggctgggatgGAGATGACCACAGTGGGGGCCATCCCTGAGGTGATCtgtgtgccacagaccctgaCTGGGTCTGACACAGAGTTGCCTCTGGTAGAAGCCATACCTGAGGTGAGTTGTGCACCACTCCCCAGTGGTGtggccaccttggagatgccacactTAGAGATCCCAGAAGTGACCTGTGCACACCAGATGCTGGGTGGGGCCAGAACAGAGATGACCACAGTGGGGGCCATTCTTAAGGTGACTTGCGTGCCGCAGACCCTGAGCAGGACCGACACTGAATTGCCTCTGGTGGAAGCCATCCCTGAGGTAACCTGTGCACCACTCCCACCTTTtggggccaccttggagatgccacagctgGAGGTCCCGGAGGTGAGCTGTGCAGCAGTCCCCCCTGGTGTGGTCACCTTGAAAACGCCTCAGTTGGGGTTCCCAGAGGTAATCTGTACACAACAGTCCCTGGGTGGGGCCAGTACTGAGTTGACCTCAGTGGGGGCCATCTCTGAGATAACCTGTGCACCACTCCCACCTGTtggggccaccttggagatgccacagcatGAGGTCCTGGAGGTGCGCTGTGCACCACTCCTCCCTAGTGTGGCCACCTTGGAAACACCACAGTTGGGGATCCCAGAGGTAATCAgtgcacaacagaccctgggtaaggccagtacagagttgaccccagtgggggccatccctgaggtgacctgtgtgccacagaccctgagcAGGACTGACACAGATTTGCCTCTGGTGGGGGCCATTCCTAAGTTGAGGTGTGTACCACTTCCCACTGGTGTGGataccttggagatgccacagctcAAGATCCCAGCGCTGACCTATGGACAACTGAACCTGGGCGGGGCCAGGACTGAGATGCCACAGCCAGAGAAGAACTACAAGGTGACATGTGGGCAACCACCCCTCAGTGAGGCCAGCTCAGAGATGTCAAGAGCAGCAGCACATGCCATTGGGGAACAGCAAACTTTGATGAAGGTGGGTGGTGGGCTTTGGGAAATAGGATGGACCACTGGTGGCTGCATGGTATGATTTAAGGGTGATATCCCACACCCACTGCAGGAGCCCAGAAATGACTCCAGGTCTGGGAGGTGGTGGTGAGAGTTGGAAGGGTGGGTGTAGGATCATGACCCTGGTCACCATGGGGACATGGAGGTTTGGCCTGCCTTCGACCAAACTGGGCCACGCAGGGGGTGGTAGGCCTTGGTGTACTGTAGAGAGGGCAGAGGTGGTGATCCCTGGTGGTGTTGCTCCTCTGTCCAATTAGGACTCTGGAGGCTAGAGAGGGGTGCAGGTGTTGCTGGGGGTGTTAGACTGGCATATGTTCCCTGTCATAGTTGGGAGGGGCAACCTGAGCAATGACTTATAATATTTCCCTAGATTAACACAGCCACCAAGTGGCAGGAGGAATTCATCTTGTACATTCCCTTCAGAATAACTCAGCCACCAGGTAGCAGGAGGGCTCCCATGGTGTCCAGGTCTCTGTAGAAGGATTCCAAGCAAGTGTACCTGCGATAAGAGCCATTCACTTCACTCAGGATCTGGCACTGGTGTTTCTGTCCATGTCTCCGAATTCCCTGTCCCCCTGCATAAGTCACTCTAATATTTGGCCCTATGTTTCCTTATGGCAGTGGAACCCTTCCAGACTCTCTGGAAACAAGTGGCTGATAGAGGGAAAACCTGGCTCTTCCTTAAACTTTCTCAAGGTGCTGAAGGGACATAGGGAGTTGCACAGGCTCTCTGCTTGTCCTGATTTTAGTGCCCTTCCTACATCTTCCCTCCAGGATCTTGGGTTGGCCAGAGGGCCATTGAAGAGGGGTGAGAGCCCTTCCCCGGGGTTGGAAGTGTCTGAGCTTCCCAAGACTTGACTGTGGGTGAGAGTCAGTACTGCCCCCTCATCCTTTGGTGTATTGAGTCTACATTTTGTCTTCAGTGCTTTTTCCCTTCGGAGattgagggagggagggtgtgtgtgtgtgtgtgaaaatcaAGTATTTCCACAAGTAAAAGTAAAGTATTTCCAAACTGCCTCCttttctagtaaactcaatccagTCTTCCAGCATTGAGACTCTCCTACACTTCATATTGCAATGCAAATCCTTGTCTCCCAATGTTCCTTTCTTCGTGCCAGTTGTGTAGTCACATCAGCCTAAGGAGTTAGATTCCTGAGGGTTGTGTTCCTAAGAGTTGTGGGTAATGCAACCACTGACATTTGGCTTTCACACTATAAGGTATAAACTAGGTTATTGAATCACTGAACTTGAGAGGGATTCGACTATTCTGGGAAAGTGATGGAACCTATGGGCTTTTTCTGTACAGAGACACCAAATATACAAcatggcaaaaaatttaaaaaatattgcaagtAAGTTAGGCTAAACATAATTCAAGGTTAATAACTCTTGAAtgagaaatttgataattttccttttaacctaTTTGCTTTCAACCTTTTATTAATGTTGTATCTAATTCCTACAGTTGCCTGAAAGGAATTTGTGTATATAGTTTTTACATGAGAGCCAAAAGATTAATGAGGGGAACAGCAAAACAGGACAGAGCAGGGGTGAAAACAATAATTTGGGAGAGATCTCTGGGGGCTTGGAGATTTGGTGAGCTAAGAATTACACCAAAGAAAGTGTTATTCTCAGCCCCTTATAAATGCATGATTTGTAATTAAATGGTATagctaggttttattttactaGCTAAGAATTAGTTCTTTTAAATCCTGCGTTGGCATAATGACCCTGCGGTAGCTAGTAGGGTTTCTGTGGTTCCTATTGGAGCAACAGGCAGCTGTCATGCAGGGCTGGTCTAGTCTCCTAGAAAGTGGGTCACAGCTCTGGCCAGGCCagggggagagggtggagcagggagaatgggtttggtaatacagcctaaagtccACTTACGCTCTTTGTGACTCTGTTAATACTTTTACTCGTGAATCTCTAGGGACTGATTTTAGAGGTGTTAAGTACATCAGGTTAAATTTAGAGCATAATTATCTTGATAACTCGAGTTAAATAATACTGCATTTCTCCCAAATTTTTGATCACTGAAAACAGAGTAGcctgattatatttaaattagaaagaaaattgtcccttttaattacagaaaaaaaatgatatggaaggaagtatctacaaatgtgtaaacatttaaatttaaaataagatttcaaggTTCGTTCTATTTTCATGAGAACACTATTCTCTGGgccttttctttaactatttgtcCACCCTGTTCTGGTCTTTCCTTGAAGGGTAGTTGGGACCTGTCCTGCCTTTGAAGTAGAGTAGCACCTCCTGGGATGACACTTTAATCAGGGAATCCATGTCCAGCCTTCAGCATAGGGCTGGGCACAACATACCAGTAATAATGGTGTTTTTCCCAAATACTGTGATCAACATTTAACCACTTTATTCACTGAAGATACAACACAATCTTACTTCCTATACAAGCTTTCATACTtgctatcctttaaaaaaaaaacttttctattttagatgttaTAGTTTTATCGGCATAATGAAATTGTAGAGTCCTTGGTATATAAACATGGGCAATACAAAACTTGTTGAATTGGATTGAAAGTCAATGTTTACTTTCTTATAAACCACAtggtcttcttttactttttccaaaacagaaaacaaacacattgctAGACAGAGTCCTGGAAGAACAGCCTCCTACTGGCAGGTACGTGCAAGGCTTTGTACTGCACATGTGGTGTGTGCTTAgaacattatattccatggtgagTTTCAGGTCACATTTCTTGTAGGTgcggattttgttgttgttgtttttttccattagcaccagcattgtttgtttaataatgaaaaatttgactCCTGTCCTGAGGTTACTTTATAAGGCCTATATTTTGTAGGAATCATAAAGCCTTTCAGAGCTGGTGTGTATGCTCAGTTGGGTTCAAAGTGATTCAAAAGTGTACCTCACATCACATAGTACTTAAACATAAAGGTTGCACATTTTATCAAAGTTTAAAGCTTATTTGTAGAAACAATTGGAAATAAGAATACTAAAAAAATATGCATTGTTTTATTCaccaaactttcctttttttttttgagacagagtctcactctgtcagcctgggcacATGGGATCccccaagctcacagcaacccacactcctgggttcaagtgatccttctgcatcagactcccaagtaggggGGATTACAGGAACACACAACAACATCTAGCTCACTTTTCAATTTGTATTAgagactgggattttttttttcatttcctttcttttagagacagattctcaccctgtgtccctcagtagagtgtcatggaatcacagctcacagcaacctccagctcctgggcttaggcaattcttttgtctcagcctccccaggagctgggaccatagttacccaccataacacctggctatttttttgttgcagtttagccaggtcCAGGTTCGAAattgccaccttcagtatatggggccagcaccctactcactgagtttcaggcaccgccctagagaaTGGGTTTTGTCCTCATAAACTTAGCCTGTATTGCATCATTTAACTTACTGATCTGTGGGAAAGACCATCTGCTAGTGTCACCACCTGTTGTGTCACCATCTGTGTGCTCCAATAGGACTCTGCTGATCGACGGCCCAGTTGAACTGAAAAGAGGCCTGAAGAAGCAGAAGCGTCATATATTCTTGTACAATGATGTGTTTGTTGTGGCCAAAACCAAGTAAGTGGACTGAATATTCTCTATTGGTAATCATTATCTAATTGCATTTTCACTAGCAAAGATACTCTTTCATTCAATGGACTCAGTGCCTATGGTCGTAATGTCTAGTCTCTGTTACTATGCCCAGCATCtaaattgagttttataattctttccttttttggtaaagaaatgtGTCAATTATTTATGCAACAAGCGTTCATTTAGTTCCTGTGCCATGCCTGAGTTATGTAGGAGATATAACggagaaggtgatgggttcagcCCTTGCTCTTTGGTAACTTCCATTTTAATATGGGAacttatgtgtgtgttggggggatagGATGACAGATTGTGATTACTATATGAAGAAATAGGGTACGGGGTAAAGTAAAAGATGAGGTGTATAGTTGGTAGGTGTAGTCAAGGAGAAAATCattgaaggaagaaatgtaaatagCCATTTAGATAGATATAGGGAGGAGGAACATTTTAGGTAGAGGCAACAAGCACAAAGGTGTTGGGGAGAGCTTGGCCCTCAGAGGAGTAAAAAGAAGCCCTGTGTAACTGGAGCCTAATGAGCAGACGAGGGTGGTAATACtttgaatcagaaagaaaaaaaaaattgaagcaaagTTAGCTTATCAGGACCTTTGTAGGTATATTAATTACCTGTTGCTGTACAACAAGTTACCCCAAAACATAACAGCACAACACTGCAAACATCTCCTATATCTTCTCTGATTTGGAAATCTGGGAGTGTTTCACTAGATTCTTACAGTTCACGGGGCCTCCTCAGGCCACTCAAGCTTGTTGGCACAGATATGATTATCTCAAGGCTCAGCTACAACTGGAGAATCCACTTTCAAGATTCTTGGAAGTGGATGCTGGCAGCCTCAGTGCTCCACTGGCTGTTGGTCAGATGTCTGCTGTCCATGTGGATCTGTCCACAGGGCTGCTCATAATGGCAGTGGCTTCCTTCAAAGTGGAAGATCCAAGAGAATAGGCAATTGAAATAGCACCCAAAATAGAAACCACAGTCTCTTATAACCTAATTGTTGAAGTAGTGTACCATCATTTCTGATGTATGCAATGGGCCACACAGGCCACCCCTGGTAAGGCATGGGAGGGAGCTACAATAGAGTGAGAATAACAGGAATTAAGGATTACTGGGGACCCCTGGTAAGGCATGGGAGGGAGCTACAATAGAGTGAGAATAACAGGAATTAAGGATTACTGGGGATCATCTTGGGGATCTGGGTCCACAAAGCctttataaggattttttttctgaaggacTTTTGCTGGGGGAGTGGCATAGCATTATTCctttttggcaaaaaaaatataattctggctCATGTTAGTTAGAAACTGGGTTTGAAGTTAGACCAGTATAGAAGCAATAGACTTGATACGAAGTTACTGTTTTAGTCATGACAGAGATAGTGAGGATTTTATCTGAGAAATGACAGCTAAGTGGTTGATGCGGACATACCTGGAATATCCTTTAGAGGTGTTCTAGAGGAGTCACTTTCTGTTCAACACTAAATATCACTTCAGTTAACACTCAACCTAGAACATGGTGGCTGCTATTGGCTCTAATTCTCATTCGCCATATTTATGAAacattaggaaagagaaaagtagtttTGAAAGTCCAATCCTGTGAGAGATATTTTCAGTCACTAAACAATAGTAGTTACTGTTATCTACTACTCACACTCACACAAGTATGTTATTCCGCATCGTAAATAAGACATGGACAAGtctaaataattttacaaatactATATTTCATGTGACTGGcattaataacaaaagaaaccAAGCATTTATTGGGATATTTTAGGCATGCTCTCTTAGATACTTATAACAATTgtaacaattttatcatttttgtacatgggtattcattaatatttgtctcattttacaATAGAACTTGATacttagagaagttaagcaatttcCTCAAGGTCAAAGACTAATTAGTTAACCCTCATTTGGACCTAGATCAATCTTACTTCAAAGTCCATTCTTTTAGCCAGCATGTGGTCTGTtgcctttataattatttaactcttttatttgtttaattaccTATTTCATAAAAGGTTTCTCAATCATACAggtttttctcatcattaaagTAGTCCTTCCTTTGTTATGAGTAAATAGTTCCATCTAAATAGCCATTTAGTAAGAAAAGGTATGAATTGCTTAGTGTCCTTCTCAAAATGAAAGGTAACATAAAGAAAAGGgtttcagagtatttttaaaataagtgatgcCTACACATGCAGTTTTCGAAGCAGATATGGTATTATGAGTAATACCCAGAATGAAAAggagtttc from Nycticebus coucang isolate mNycCou1 chromosome 21, mNycCou1.pri, whole genome shotgun sequence carries:
- the LOC128574149 gene encoding rho GTPase-activating protein 20-like, which codes for MNSKIRSLVPNLGGSQGRGGSPESPSLVHPCPQPSVPVGTYELLPRGGAILEMPRPVISEVSLVPRTLGGAGTEMPREGAIPEVTCVSQTLSGAFTELTPLGTILEVTCEPLPPGGATLEMPQLEIPEVTCAQQTLGGAGMEMTTVGAIPEVICVPQTLTGSDTELPLVEAIPEVSCAPLPSGVATLEMPHLEIPEVTCAHQMLGGARTEMTTVGAILKVTCVPQTLSRTDTELPLVEAIPEVTCAPLPPFGATLEMPQLEVPEVSCAAVPPGVVTLKTPQLGFPEVICTQQSLGGASTELTSVGAISEITCAPLPPVGATLEMPQHEVLEVRCAPLLPSVATLETPQLGIPETLSRTDTDLPLVGAIPKLRCVPLPTGVDTLEMPQLKIPALTYGQLNLGGARTEMPQPEKNYKVTCGQPPLSEASSEMSRAAAHAIGEQQTLMKKTNTLLDRVLEEQPPTGRTLLIDGPVELKRGLKKQKRHIFLYNDVFVVAKTKCIKNFKTKSTIKLSDMWTTSCLAEEGEGNTEAVKSFILGWPTQNFVATFNSSQEKDKWLSLLQWNIDLEKVKDDPKNIPLKIYTQDVANCVHYKTIRVKNSHTAKEVVKMVFSILRVTGSDTDYQLWVNSGKKKERYPLVGHEYPYGILMSHLRDSEFMRRGPKFTTSTLTFQELSLMEELPPEIQCHFSLKPKCWAAAQQHRDLDHMISTRTCIINWACCCHSGTKLENSPVSPPSSSPALGKFFGVALPNICDYGDIPLPLYDVLFFLNAKGPLTAGIFWVPGDSDSCKDIIEKLDAGVEIDLGCENPYVLACVLKDFLKNIPESIFAKRLYHEWLSVMEISSDRQKIEKIKRLLDQLPRANVVLLRYVFLVLSNIAELSAANEMDALHLGVCMAPSIICHPSASREEMASAEKLVEFVIKNCRKIFGGHVTALFGESSRI